A window of Candidatus Bathyanammoxibius amoris genomic DNA:
TCCCTGGTAACGCGGCCGGCCTTTTCTCTGTTGGGGACGCCTGAACCCTTGGCTATCTGAGCTGCCTGTTTTAGCAGCACCGAAGCCGGCGGAGACTTCAGTATGAAGTCAAAGCTCTTGTCTTTATAGACGGTAATTTCGACGGGAGTTATAACCCCTTGAGCGGCCTTGGTCTTTTCGTTGTATTGTGAGACAAAAAGACCGATGTTAACGCCGTGCTGTCCGAGGGCCGGCCCTACGGGCGGCGCGGGGGTGGCCTGTCCGCCGGGTATCTGTAACTTTATCTTTGCGATAATCACTTTCGCCATGTCAGACCTGTTCTACCTGCCAGTACTCCAGCTCTACAGGGGTTGACCTACCGAAGATGGTTAAGATTATTCTTACCCTGCCACTGGTCTCAAAGATTTCTTCCACCGTACCGTCAAAGTTCTCAAAGGGCCCTTCCTTTATTCTTACCCTGTCGCCCTCTTTGAATTTTATGCTGGCCTTAGGTTGTTCCTCCTTGCTTTCCAGGTCGGAAAGCATCTTTTCCACCTCGTAATTGGCCATGGGCACAGGCTTCTTGTCTCCTCCGATAAAGTCCCCGGTCCCGGGGGTCTCCCTTATAAGGAACCACACGTCGGAGGGAATATTACCATCTTCATCCACCTCTATCTCAGCCATAATGTATCCAGGGTATATCTTTCTCTCGCGAACCCTCTTCTTCCCACCTTTAATCTCGGAGACCTTCTCGGTGGGCACTAGCACCTTCGCTACTTTATCTTCTATTGCCCTTATCCTTGCAGATTCTTCCAGCGTATTTTTCACCTTCTCTTCCCTGTTACTTTGAACCCTTAACACAAACCACTTTTTTGGCATTGTTATAGACACCTTCAAAAAAAGCCCTCTTATACCCAGTAAAAACCCCGTTGCGAAAGACTGTATGGAAGGGGCGGAAACCGAGGGGCTTCAGTGCAGCGGCAACCTTGAGGCAAAGCTACCGCCTGAAAGGCAACCTCCTTATAGAAAACCCACCAACTTCATTATTCTTGTTATTACCCAGTCCACACTAAAGATGTACACCCCCAGGATAACGAGCAGTATTATCACTACCCCGGTAGAACCAACAAGTTCATCTTTGGTAGGCCACGAAACCTTCTGGAGCTCCCCCTGGGTATCTATAAGGAACTCCACCGTCTTCTTGCTGCTTGTGTCAAGCCTGTTAAGCCCGGTCTCAAGCCCGGTAGTGTGTACTCCAATAACGGCGACACACAAGAGAAAGAGCGCGGCAGCGGACACGAGACCCCAGGTCAGCTTTATGCCTACAAGTGGCACCACCGCCCCCGGATACAGCTCAGGGGACTCTATAAACGTTCCATAAACGGCATGCGCGGCAAAAAACGCGAACGCGCCCATCCCGACGGCCAAAAAAAGCCTGGCATGGAGCCCCTGGTTTTTCTTATATATATCCATCTGAAGTCTTACCCGCAAAATGGCAGGTCCGGAGGGATTCGAACCCCCAACACCCGGATTTGGAGTCCGGTGCTCTGCCAGTTAGAGCTACGGACCTATTAACAAGAAATAATTCTACTTCTTCTGTTCTTTATGTGCCGTGTGCCTGCGGCAAAACCGGCAAAACTTCTTAATCTCCAGCCGGTCGGTCGATCTGGCCTTTTTAGTGGTGCGGTAGTTCCTGTTGGAACACTCCAAACAAACAAGCGTTATACTGTCGCGCATGGCGGGAGCCTTACTCTAAGACCTTCGTAACCACACCGGCGCCCACAGTCTTACCGCCCTCTCGGATTGCAAACCTGAGGTTCTCTTCCATCGCGATCGGGGTAATGAGCTCTATCGTCAGCCGCACATTATCCCCCGGCATCACCATGTCCGTGCCTTCCGGCAGGGTGGCCACGCCTGTAACGTCGGTGGTCCTGAAGTAAAACTGCGGCCTGTAGCCCTTGAAGAACGGTGTGTGACGGCCGCCTTCTTCTTTACTGAGGATGTACACTTCACCTTCAAACTTGGTATGGGGGGTTATGGAGCCGGGTTTGGCCAACACCTGCCCTCTCTCGAGGTCTCCCTTATCGACGCCCCTCAGGAGTATACCCACGTTGTCACCCGCCTGGCCTTCCTCCAGCGTCTTGTTGAACATCTCTACCCCCGTAACCACCGTCTTTTTAACCTCAGGGGAGAGACCCACTATCTCCACATCTTCGCCCACCTTAACCACGCCGCGGTCTATCCTTCCGGTGCCCACCGTACCACGGCCCTTTATACTAAAGACGTCTTCTATGGACATAATGAAAGGCTTGTCTATGTCCCTTACCGGCTCCGGGATGTAGCTGTCCACCGCATCCATAAGTTTACATATAGGTCCGCACTTTTCACACTCTTTCTTGGCACAACCACATTCGCCCGCCTGCAGCGCCGAACCCCTTATGACCGGAATGTCATCCCCGGGAAACTTGTACTCGTTGAGGAGTTCCCTCACCTCCATTTCGACCAGGTCCTGCAGCTCCTTGTCTTCCAGGGCATCAAGCTTGTTCATGAACACAACCATAGCCGGC
This region includes:
- the rplK gene encoding 50S ribosomal protein L11 — encoded protein: MAKVIIAKIKLQIPGGQATPAPPVGPALGQHGVNIGLFVSQYNEKTKAAQGVITPVEITVYKDKSFDFILKSPPASVLLKQAAQIAKGSGVPNREKAGRVTREQVAAVAKAKFKDLNTRDLEQASKIIEGTARSMGLEVVD
- the nusG gene encoding transcription termination/antitermination protein NusG, encoding MPKKWFVLRVQSNREEKVKNTLEESARIRAIEDKVAKVLVPTEKVSEIKGGKKRVRERKIYPGYIMAEIEVDEDGNIPSDVWFLIRETPGTGDFIGGDKKPVPMANYEVEKMLSDLESKEEQPKASIKFKEGDRVRIKEGPFENFDGTVEEIFETSGRVRIILTIFGRSTPVELEYWQVEQV
- the secE gene encoding preprotein translocase subunit SecE; translation: MDIYKKNQGLHARLFLAVGMGAFAFFAAHAVYGTFIESPELYPGAVVPLVGIKLTWGLVSAAALFLLCVAVIGVHTTGLETGLNRLDTSSKKTVEFLIDTQGELQKVSWPTKDELVGSTGVVIILLVILGVYIFSVDWVITRIMKLVGFL
- the rpmG gene encoding 50S ribosomal protein L33, coding for MRDSITLVCLECSNRNYRTTKKARSTDRLEIKKFCRFCRRHTAHKEQKK
- the tuf gene encoding elongation factor Tu; this translates as MAKEVFKRTKPHINIGTIGHVDHGKTTLTSVITHILSKSGLAKERAFDSIDKAPEEKERGITIAIAHVEYETEKRHYAHVDCPGHADYVKNMITGAAQMDGAILVLSAPDGPMPQTREHILLARQVGVPAMVVFMNKLDALEDKELQDLVEMEVRELLNEYKFPGDDIPVIRGSALQAGECGCAKKECEKCGPICKLMDAVDSYIPEPVRDIDKPFIMSIEDVFSIKGRGTVGTGRIDRGVVKVGEDVEIVGLSPEVKKTVVTGVEMFNKTLEEGQAGDNVGILLRGVDKGDLERGQVLAKPGSITPHTKFEGEVYILSKEEGGRHTPFFKGYRPQFYFRTTDVTGVATLPEGTDMVMPGDNVRLTIELITPIAMEENLRFAIREGGKTVGAGVVTKVLE